The following coding sequences lie in one Mus musculus strain C57BL/6J chromosome 11, GRCm38.p6 C57BL/6J genomic window:
- the Zfp286 gene encoding zinc finger protein 286A isoform 4 (isoform 4 is encoded by transcript variant 5), with product MEEVVIMETGLAEVPQKRALSSPDSLLSHEKSAEGDVAALRLTVRSQEAMTFKDVAMDFTPEEWGKLDPAHRAVMLENYRNLVSLWLPISKPDNYNSEDGKELSKLEKSPKCSDSGR from the exons ATGGAAGAGGTGGTGATCATGGAGACGGGTTTGGCCGAAGTGCCTCAGAAAAGAG CTCTGTCTTCCCCGGATTCTCTCCTTTCCCACGAGAAGAGTGCAGAAGGAGACGTGGCTGCTCTGAGACTCACTGTCAGATCCCAG GAAGCCATGACATTCAAGGATGTGGCCATGGACTTTACGCCAGAGGAGTGGGGGAAGCTGGATCCTGCACACAGGGCCGTGATGCTGGAGAACTACAGGAACCTGGTCTCGCTCT GGCTTCCCATTTCCAAACCCGATAACTATAATTCGGAAGATGGAAAAGAACTGTCGAAGCTTGAGAAGTCTCCCAAGTGCAGTGACTCAGGTAGGTAG